The window TTTTTATCAAATGGTCATCAATAAGATCTTTCAAAATTAAAAGACCTTTCTTAAGCTTTGGATTTGAACTTACCCGTTTAAAATCTTTTTTAAATTGTTTCTTATATCTAATCGTCAGTGTCATCTTCTAAATCCGTAAACAATTCCTGAGCAGAACTAAATTTTTTAGGCTCTGCAGCAGAGTTCATAGCCTCAATTGTTGTACGGTTAGGGGTTCTTAACTCTAAAGGAAATCCACCACGATTTACTACTTGCGTTAATAATAAGCGAATAGCATCCGTAGTATTTAAACCTACTTCTTTTAGAATTCGCTCCGCTTGAACTTTTAATTCATTTGGAACCCTAGCACGTACATACTCATCTTTTTTTGCCAAAGTAGTCATATGTTTATCCAATAGTCAGTTCAGTAGTCAGTTCAGTAGTCAGTTCAGTAGTCAGTTCAGTAGTCAGTTCAGTAGTCAGTTCAGTAGTCAGTTCAGTAGTCAGTTCAGTAGTCAGTTCAGTAGTCAGTTCAGTAGTCAGTTCAGTAGTCAGTTCAGTAGTCAGTTCAGTAGTCAGTTCAGTAGTCAGTTCAGTAGTCAGTTCAGTAGTCAGTTCAGTAGTCAGTTCAGTAGTCAGTTCAGTAGTCAGTTCAGTAGTCAGTTCAGTAGTCAGTTCAGTAGTCAGTTCAGTAGTCAGTTCAGTAGTCAGTTCACTTGGCTAAATTAATTGTAGCACATGCGTGCTACAAATAAAAGAACAACTAAAAACTAAACACCCCCGAAAGTTAAATAATTTAACTTTTTATTGTATTTAACTTTAGAGCGTTGTATATTTCAAATTAGTAGTTTCGACAACTTACTTACATACAGAGGTGATTGCTTCGATTTCTTGTTCAATTTAAGGAATTTAATATGAACAAACCTAATCGAGCGATCCTTCTAGCTGTTAGTGACCTGAAGAAAATAGCTGAAGCTTTACGGAAAAATGAAGAGCATGAAATTGCTGAATTAATTGAAGATTATATAAATCTTCCACCTTCAAATGATTCTAGTAAAAGTCAATCTGATGATCTAAATCGCCTTATTAGAACTGGCACAACAGTTTTAGATCTTATGAGAGTACTTGCGAAACTTTTTATTGACTCCTAACAGCGGCTTCTATTCTTCTTGCAAAAGAATAGGCTATTTTCTGCCCCTTTCACTTTTTTAAATTCAAGACTTTTGGAGGTAATTACTTGAATTTCGACATTAACTTT of the Acinetobacter lwoffii genome contains:
- a CDS encoding type II toxin-antitoxin system RelB/DinJ family antitoxin — protein: MTTLAKKDEYVRARVPNELKVQAERILKEVGLNTTDAIRLLLTQVVNRGGFPLELRTPNRTTIEAMNSAAEPKKFSSAQELFTDLEDDTDD